The following coding sequences lie in one Alicyclobacillus curvatus genomic window:
- a CDS encoding LysR family transcriptional regulator: protein MEVHDLELFCRTAELRSISKAAAALRMAQPSVSSRIQKLEAELGVTLFRRTHKGVELTHDGVKFEGYAHRCLELLNEAVTTLKTDAKRQRLRIGAPASVAECMFAPILQSLAHQNIEVWSYTNHSQQILEMVLDGLLEAGFCLAAPSIPGIRFIHLRDIPIYCVCPSDHELSTVPDGSLTLNDIARYPLAMYSWGEGFDDLRQTLMETESRKQSAPLWAKVTPASVAKQLVEQGAISFLPFDLLKDDVEAGRIKILHPSGYPTYTWKLGVAIRERKTYQEELQPLWNTLGIRV from the coding sequence GTGGAAGTCCATGACCTTGAATTGTTTTGCCGCACCGCTGAGCTAAGGAGTATATCAAAGGCCGCAGCGGCACTGAGGATGGCCCAGCCGTCTGTGAGTAGTCGCATTCAGAAACTCGAAGCTGAACTTGGGGTCACCTTGTTTCGTCGCACGCACAAAGGCGTAGAATTGACCCACGATGGAGTCAAGTTTGAGGGGTACGCTCACAGATGTCTGGAATTACTGAACGAGGCTGTGACCACACTGAAGACGGATGCAAAGCGGCAGCGTCTTCGCATTGGGGCACCTGCTTCTGTCGCAGAGTGCATGTTCGCGCCTATCCTCCAGTCACTGGCTCATCAAAACATTGAAGTATGGTCGTACACAAACCATTCGCAGCAAATTCTCGAAATGGTGTTAGACGGACTTCTGGAAGCAGGTTTCTGTCTGGCAGCCCCGTCAATCCCCGGCATACGCTTCATTCATCTTCGTGATATCCCTATCTATTGTGTCTGTCCATCTGACCACGAGTTGTCCACGGTGCCAGATGGCAGCCTTACGTTGAACGATATCGCCAGGTATCCCCTAGCAATGTACAGTTGGGGAGAAGGATTTGACGATTTACGGCAAACACTGATGGAGACGGAATCCAGGAAACAATCTGCACCTCTGTGGGCCAAAGTGACACCTGCGTCTGTTGCGAAGCAACTTGTAGAGCAAGGAGCCATATCCTTTCTGCCATTTGACTTACTTAAGGATGACGTTGAAGCGGGCCGCATCAAAATTCTACATCCGAGCGGCTATCCCACCTACACATGGAAGCTCGGTGTCGCCATACGAGAGAGAAAGACCTATCAGGAAGAATTGCAGCCCCTGTGGAACACACTCGGGATTAGGGTGTAG
- a CDS encoding NUDIX domain-containing protein, whose protein sequence is MSHVLVERAGSYVIVRGRMAFQMGPTPDKAALAIVRLGGHREGNETAWECAQREVFEESHLRITPLVPSITFQCPKTTLDTEIMLEPLENYPPPEEQPCPLIIGRHDTIHSVTAMFLATSDDDPTPSMETKALMLLTRNDVLRLCSETITLEEYQSSGGQVLFRQQVNSELPLKPFGQLVMLSMILARYPNVIPLSMFP, encoded by the coding sequence GTGAGTCATGTTTTAGTGGAGAGGGCTGGTTCGTATGTGATTGTTCGTGGTCGCATGGCATTCCAAATGGGTCCAACGCCTGACAAAGCAGCCCTAGCCATAGTGAGGTTGGGGGGGCACCGAGAAGGAAATGAAACTGCATGGGAATGTGCTCAGCGTGAGGTCTTCGAAGAATCGCACCTGCGCATAACTCCTCTTGTACCTTCAATCACGTTTCAATGCCCGAAAACTACGCTTGATACCGAAATAATGCTAGAACCGCTCGAAAATTACCCACCACCTGAAGAGCAACCATGCCCGTTAATTATCGGACGACATGACACCATACACAGCGTAACAGCCATGTTTCTTGCAACATCAGACGATGACCCAACACCGAGCATGGAAACGAAAGCGTTGATGCTTCTAACTCGTAATGACGTCCTGCGCCTTTGCTCAGAGACTATCACCTTGGAGGAATATCAATCTTCGGGTGGGCAAGTGCTTTTTAGACAACAAGTGAATTCGGAACTGCCATTAAAGCCTTTTGGGCAACTGGTCATGTTGTCAATGATTTTGGCAAGGTATCCGAATGTGATTCCACTATCCATGTTCCCCTAG
- a CDS encoding AAA family ATPase, with translation MNRKVPLFIVTGSSGSGKTYVITELRKVLPDFDIFDIDNLRECGLSNNMQMLNVWLRVARNIAESGRMTIICGTAMPWDVEKCLDYPYFERVYYLNLHCDELTREKRLRERNWPDAMIQDYKHFAKRLIEIADEEFDPPMPTVDTTNTVATDVACQIKEWVLRYAVRDVR, from the coding sequence ATGAACAGGAAAGTACCCTTATTCATTGTCACAGGTTCAAGTGGGTCTGGTAAAACGTACGTAATAACCGAATTGCGCAAGGTGTTGCCAGACTTTGACATTTTTGATATAGATAATCTTCGTGAATGCGGCCTTTCGAATAACATGCAGATGTTAAATGTTTGGCTTCGAGTAGCTCGTAATATTGCCGAAAGTGGCCGGATGACTATCATTTGTGGAACTGCAATGCCATGGGACGTCGAAAAATGCCTCGATTACCCGTACTTTGAGCGTGTCTATTATCTGAACTTACACTGTGACGAGTTAACTCGTGAAAAACGCTTGCGTGAAAGAAACTGGCCCGATGCAATGATTCAGGACTACAAGCATTTCGCAAAAAGGCTGATTGAAATTGCTGATGAGGAATTTGATCCCCCTATGCCAACTGTCGATACTACGAACACTGTAGCAACTGATGTCGCATGCCAGATAAAAGAATGGGTACTTCGATACGCTGTACGAGACGTTAGATAA
- a CDS encoding pyridoxamine 5'-phosphate oxidase family protein has protein sequence MPGSPFNDRVESEAELRQLMGHPSELVRHKVINHLDVHCRHFIELSPYLLMSTADVNGECDASPRGDAPGFVKVIDERRLVIPERPGNRRMDSLRNILDNRLIFLIPGLEETLRINGSAYSTRDNDLLSDMDINGRIPLVGIGVEVNECYIHCAKSIKRSRLWQTDSWTNPDRLPNPAKILADHARLPGLTADKVAESLLESYTKRLY, from the coding sequence ATGCCAGGTTCTCCGTTCAATGACCGAGTTGAGTCAGAAGCAGAACTTCGGCAGCTCATGGGACATCCCAGTGAACTGGTACGGCATAAAGTCATTAATCATCTCGATGTTCATTGCCGGCATTTCATCGAACTGTCGCCCTACCTGCTTATGTCCACGGCGGACGTCAACGGAGAATGCGATGCATCGCCGAGAGGTGACGCACCTGGGTTTGTGAAGGTGATTGATGAACGGCGTCTTGTGATTCCGGAGCGTCCAGGCAATCGGCGCATGGACTCGCTTCGCAATATCCTGGACAATCGTCTCATCTTTTTAATTCCTGGTCTGGAAGAAACGTTGCGTATTAACGGATCGGCTTACAGCACCCGAGACAACGACTTGTTGTCCGATATGGATATCAATGGCCGGATTCCGCTTGTTGGTATTGGTGTCGAGGTGAACGAGTGCTACATTCACTGCGCAAAATCTATAAAGCGGTCACGGCTGTGGCAAACTGACTCGTGGACGAACCCAGATCGGTTGCCGAATCCAGCGAAAATTTTAGCGGACCACGCAAGATTGCCAGGGCTGACGGCGGACAAGGTGGCCGAATCGCTTTTGGAGAGCTACACCAAACGTCTATATTGA
- a CDS encoding histidine phosphatase family protein gives MFTEVYLVRHAHSEYSAEQEATRGLSERGRIDARAVTELLSKERIEVVCSSPYVRAVQTVEGIACLLGTSIDLDARFREKDLGDYKSYMEDRWQAFQKGFGEPEFSFLGGESNRDVELRGVSAMNRILDEYAGKRVAIGIHGCIMTIIMAHYDARFDVDFLGNLPKPAIYKLTFNHGEYDGAKKIGTFGS, from the coding sequence TTGTTCACCGAAGTTTACCTCGTACGCCATGCACATTCGGAATATTCGGCAGAGCAAGAAGCGACCCGAGGCTTGTCTGAGCGTGGACGTATAGACGCACGTGCTGTAACCGAGTTGCTGTCCAAAGAGCGAATCGAAGTCGTATGCTCCAGCCCTTATGTTCGAGCCGTTCAAACCGTTGAAGGAATCGCTTGTTTGCTGGGGACGTCAATTGACCTTGATGCTCGGTTTCGAGAAAAGGACTTGGGTGATTACAAATCGTACATGGAGGACCGTTGGCAGGCCTTTCAAAAAGGATTTGGGGAGCCTGAGTTCTCGTTTCTGGGTGGAGAATCAAACCGTGACGTTGAACTTAGAGGGGTAAGTGCAATGAATCGGATTCTGGACGAATACGCAGGGAAACGTGTAGCCATCGGCATTCACGGCTGCATCATGACCATCATCATGGCTCATTATGATGCTCGGTTCGACGTTGACTTTCTCGGAAACCTACCGAAGCCCGCCATATACAAATTGACGTTCAACCATGGGGAGTATGACGGCGCAAAGAAAATCGGAACATTTGGCTCTTGA
- a CDS encoding NUDIX domain-containing protein, with protein sequence MDELLDTFDDTMQWTGTATRAEVHRQGLWHQTFHCWVLHRDVSGDALLLQRRHPTKDTHPNKLDVSCAGHLSAGENASDGVRELREELGIDVDFDKLHKAGVYTYSSAVGGVKDNEFCHVFVLIQEKPSFADYKPCVDEVSGLYLIRVSDLRTLYQSAVNQVTIQGFEMAHVGDRHDHTITVGLNDMAKYDALYYELLFATLDKLMGASA encoded by the coding sequence TTGGACGAGTTGCTGGATACGTTTGATGACACGATGCAATGGACAGGGACCGCTACGCGAGCAGAGGTGCATCGTCAGGGTCTGTGGCACCAAACATTCCATTGTTGGGTGTTGCATCGGGATGTGAGTGGAGACGCTTTGCTTTTACAACGTCGCCACCCAACGAAAGACACGCATCCAAACAAGCTTGATGTCAGTTGTGCGGGACACCTGTCCGCAGGCGAGAATGCTTCTGATGGCGTACGGGAACTTCGAGAAGAGCTTGGTATTGATGTGGATTTTGATAAGTTACATAAAGCTGGAGTCTATACATACTCGAGTGCTGTTGGTGGCGTCAAAGACAATGAATTCTGCCATGTATTTGTGTTGATTCAAGAGAAGCCATCGTTCGCTGACTACAAACCATGCGTAGACGAGGTGAGCGGATTGTACCTCATTCGTGTCAGCGATCTACGGACTTTATACCAAAGCGCTGTGAACCAGGTGACAATTCAAGGATTCGAGATGGCCCATGTCGGTGATCGTCATGACCATACAATCACTGTCGGGTTGAACGACATGGCCAAGTATGATGCCCTGTATTATGAGTTGCTGTTTGCGACGCTCGATAAGCTTATGGGGGCCTCTGCGTGA
- a CDS encoding HIT domain-containing protein, with protein sequence MSEDFYCDEVLSGRTQVEKVYETDNVLAYHHTRPFYPVHVVVIPKRHIPSLITLDASDDEILMEMLRVIKRVATDITDRYGASKVLTNIGDYQSNKHLHWHVVFGEAIR encoded by the coding sequence ATGTCGGAGGATTTTTATTGCGACGAAGTACTGAGTGGCCGGACGCAAGTCGAAAAGGTGTACGAGACGGATAATGTGCTTGCTTACCACCACACTCGTCCCTTTTATCCGGTGCATGTTGTGGTGATTCCCAAAAGACATATCCCATCGCTCATTACATTGGACGCTTCGGACGACGAGATATTGATGGAGATGCTGCGTGTCATCAAACGGGTGGCTACAGACATAACGGATCGGTATGGAGCTTCCAAGGTATTGACTAACATTGGAGATTACCAAAGCAACAAGCACCTTCACTGGCATGTGGTTTTTGGGGAAGCAATTAGGTGA
- a CDS encoding NUDIX domain-containing protein, whose amino-acid sequence MRTKFRYIARAVIVKENQILIAKVKGAHSFLPGGGVELAEGARSALRRELQEELGIESCRVGRFLGAMEVFFEEVPNEVLIHEVCHLFAVHVDSLEPGVNPTSLESHLEFYWAEFCTESLVRNDVLPTVIQKSLLSLYEGETHWISSFES is encoded by the coding sequence GTGCGGACAAAGTTTCGCTATATCGCTAGAGCGGTCATTGTGAAAGAGAATCAAATACTGATTGCAAAGGTGAAAGGCGCACATTCCTTCCTGCCTGGAGGAGGCGTTGAACTGGCAGAAGGAGCAAGGTCAGCTCTCCGCCGGGAACTCCAAGAAGAGTTGGGCATTGAATCATGTCGAGTCGGTAGGTTTCTTGGAGCCATGGAGGTTTTCTTCGAGGAAGTGCCAAACGAGGTGCTAATCCACGAAGTCTGTCATTTATTTGCAGTCCACGTCGATTCCTTAGAACCAGGTGTCAATCCGACATCACTTGAATCCCATCTTGAGTTCTATTGGGCTGAGTTTTGCACAGAAAGTCTCGTGCGTAACGACGTTTTACCAACAGTGATTCAGAAATCATTATTATCACTGTACGAGGGGGAGACCCACTGGATTAGCTCGTTTGAATCTTAG
- a CDS encoding GNAT family N-acetyltransferase, with the protein MSVSEKLDVPALDFILKAFQGNQSSEGHDRTLCTLRLKGAISLPVRNMPEETVVNLVSQFEAIGVRVWMDGGWAVDALLGQQTRPHGDLDIVVQSQEVRQTRYVLESLGYQDKVDCDTRPWNFVMADEAGHEIDFHVIEFDEDGNGVYGPSELGLFYPTDSLTGQGVIGRHPVSCVSPEWLVRFHTGYEFDEQDVHDVMALHRRFGVPLPDEYISLIRKTSDDRDAHADEQLVTYSPLTLPTEAKEILRGALYHLTSDKMEAVLSSVYVAPNTCLFGLLPGERIVAVMGIRCYRQSVAEILHIAVDEESRGKGYGRRIIQLVVQKEALTDLSAETDGDAAGFYERCGFSVKSLGEKYPGVERFLCRWGTDDDC; encoded by the coding sequence TTGTCGGTATCCGAAAAATTGGATGTACCTGCACTGGACTTCATTCTCAAGGCTTTTCAAGGAAATCAGTCAAGCGAAGGTCACGACCGGACTCTCTGTACATTGCGGTTAAAGGGGGCGATTTCGCTGCCAGTTCGAAACATGCCGGAAGAAACAGTCGTTAACCTTGTCTCGCAATTCGAGGCCATTGGCGTTCGTGTCTGGATGGACGGCGGCTGGGCTGTAGATGCTTTACTGGGTCAGCAGACTCGTCCTCACGGAGACTTAGATATCGTCGTTCAATCACAGGAAGTTAGACAGACCCGATATGTGTTGGAGAGTCTGGGTTACCAAGACAAAGTGGATTGTGACACGAGACCGTGGAACTTCGTGATGGCTGATGAAGCCGGGCATGAAATCGACTTCCACGTGATTGAGTTTGATGAGGATGGTAATGGTGTGTACGGGCCGTCCGAATTGGGCCTTTTCTATCCCACGGACTCTCTGACAGGACAAGGAGTCATTGGACGCCATCCAGTGTCCTGCGTCTCTCCGGAGTGGCTCGTTCGCTTCCATACTGGCTACGAATTCGATGAACAGGACGTCCACGATGTGATGGCGTTGCATCGTCGGTTTGGCGTGCCGCTGCCGGACGAATACATTTCGTTGATTCGGAAAACCAGTGACGACCGAGACGCACATGCAGACGAGCAACTTGTGACGTACAGCCCACTGACACTGCCGACGGAGGCGAAGGAGATTTTGCGCGGAGCCTTGTATCATCTGACATCTGACAAGATGGAGGCAGTGCTCTCATCCGTATATGTGGCGCCAAACACGTGTCTCTTCGGTCTACTCCCGGGTGAGAGAATTGTCGCCGTTATGGGGATTCGGTGCTACCGCCAATCGGTTGCCGAAATCCTGCATATTGCAGTCGATGAAGAAAGCCGCGGCAAGGGCTATGGCCGTCGAATCATCCAGTTGGTTGTTCAGAAAGAGGCATTGACGGATCTGTCCGCTGAAACAGACGGTGATGCAGCCGGATTCTATGAACGCTGCGGCTTCTCCGTTAAATCTCTCGGCGAGAAGTATCCAGGGGTCGAGCGATTTCTGTGCAGATGGGGAACTGATGATGACTGTTGA
- a CDS encoding GNAT family N-acetyltransferase — translation MNHDDVVTAIEAAQWDFEPELSIPGVYEIRTDVLCLRISEASTSPLANKVVKSVFTEDVDRRIDEVFSMYQAHDRPFSWWVGPNSRPADLRNRLERRGMRVEDEYVGLALSTEEYAPRPVTSKWVVADAVSDEQLHGHALVSSVVWNLDPASTKTAVNERRRYVDFSHRRGGYLVVRDGEKYVGNASYRVSADGQTMYLIGGAVLAEYRRQGVYRAMVEHRLEMAKQHGCVLATTQARVGTSDPILRHFGFAEHGRFFMMMKR, via the coding sequence ATGAATCATGATGATGTCGTAACCGCTATTGAGGCTGCGCAGTGGGATTTTGAGCCGGAACTTTCGATTCCAGGAGTTTATGAAATTCGTACGGACGTGCTGTGTTTACGGATATCAGAGGCATCGACGAGCCCGCTCGCGAACAAGGTCGTAAAATCTGTGTTTACAGAAGACGTTGACCGCCGAATCGACGAAGTCTTCTCGATGTACCAGGCACACGACAGGCCGTTCTCGTGGTGGGTGGGGCCAAACAGTCGTCCTGCTGACTTACGTAACCGCCTTGAGCGGCGAGGCATGCGTGTGGAGGATGAGTACGTGGGCTTGGCGCTTAGCACCGAGGAATACGCGCCACGTCCCGTGACATCCAAATGGGTCGTTGCAGATGCGGTGAGTGACGAACAACTTCATGGACATGCCTTGGTAAGTTCGGTTGTGTGGAACCTCGACCCGGCATCCACGAAGACGGCGGTAAATGAAAGACGCAGGTACGTTGACTTCTCTCACCGTCGGGGTGGATATCTTGTTGTTCGGGACGGTGAGAAATATGTAGGAAACGCCAGCTATAGGGTCAGTGCAGATGGTCAAACAATGTACCTAATCGGTGGTGCTGTGCTGGCCGAGTATCGGCGACAGGGCGTCTACCGCGCCATGGTCGAGCATCGCCTGGAGATGGCGAAACAACATGGGTGTGTACTTGCAACAACACAAGCTAGAGTGGGAACGTCCGATCCGATTCTGAGGCACTTCGGCTTTGCGGAGCATGGGCGGTTCTTCATGATGATGAAGCGGTAG
- a CDS encoding HIT family protein, whose translation MTQCLACLVNSGEQSPPGGVIWNDGLWQVDHRVHPCPTLGWLIVKPIRHVEFFDDLTPEEASRFGSLLKRVTAALRACLPESPVKVYTILFAESADCPHIHFHVVPRMKDHPVEFRGPHVFGLSGDIATDEIEQLAQRLRSELSGSPA comes from the coding sequence GTGACGCAATGTCTAGCATGTCTCGTGAACTCTGGAGAGCAATCGCCGCCCGGGGGTGTCATCTGGAATGATGGACTGTGGCAAGTGGATCACCGGGTTCATCCATGCCCAACGCTTGGGTGGCTTATCGTCAAACCCATCCGACATGTGGAGTTCTTTGACGACCTAACGCCTGAAGAAGCTAGCCGGTTTGGTTCGCTGTTGAAACGTGTCACTGCGGCACTTCGCGCATGTCTCCCAGAGTCTCCGGTCAAGGTTTACACCATTCTCTTTGCAGAGTCTGCCGATTGTCCACACATTCATTTTCACGTTGTACCCCGTATGAAAGACCATCCGGTAGAGTTTCGAGGCCCTCATGTGTTTGGTTTGTCGGGGGACATTGCCACAGACGAGATAGAGCAACTGGCTCAACGTCTGAGAAGCGAGTTGTCGGGGAGTCCTGCATAA
- a CDS encoding AAA family ATPase codes for MKFVMIFGPQAVGKMTVGHELESITELKLFHNHMTIELLSPLFGFTPEMWRLSTQFRQDIFEAFAASEMYGLIFTYVWGFDLQNDWAYVDRICSTFEDRGGQVYLVELEADLEVRLERNKTPHRLAHKPSKRDVDRSEDDLKVTAERHRLNSLEGEITRENYIRINNTNVSPQAVAETIKSAFNL; via the coding sequence TTGAAATTCGTCATGATATTCGGACCGCAGGCAGTCGGCAAAATGACTGTGGGACATGAGCTTGAGAGCATCACGGAACTGAAACTATTTCATAACCACATGACCATCGAACTGTTGTCGCCCCTGTTTGGCTTCACGCCTGAAATGTGGCGACTTTCCACCCAGTTTCGCCAGGATATTTTTGAAGCGTTCGCAGCCAGTGAGATGTATGGGCTGATATTCACCTATGTGTGGGGATTTGACTTACAAAATGACTGGGCGTACGTGGATAGAATTTGTAGCACGTTTGAAGACAGAGGTGGACAAGTGTATCTTGTCGAGCTTGAGGCCGACCTGGAAGTGAGGCTTGAGCGTAACAAGACACCCCATAGGCTGGCACACAAACCTTCAAAGCGAGATGTAGACCGTTCGGAAGACGACCTCAAAGTGACCGCTGAAAGACACAGACTGAATTCTCTAGAGGGAGAAATCACGAGAGAAAACTACATCAGGATCAACAATACAAATGTGAGCCCGCAAGCGGTTGCAGAGACCATTAAAAGCGCGTTTAACCTATAG
- a CDS encoding NADPH-dependent F420 reductase: protein MNIAILGAGNVGSTLGKALSDAGHSVTYGLRNPLDPKYSSLVEHAKTTTIQKAVQEHTIVLLAVPWNAAEQTIQGLDWTDKILVDCTNPITKDFSGVEVVNGLSGAERIAQWAAEAKVVKCFNQTGVENIKKPSYSAGKTVMFSAGDDEQAVKTVVQLASDIGFDAHAAGNLAFSKTLEQWAWLWIHMATKQQWGRNFSFSLLHR, encoded by the coding sequence ATGAACATCGCGATTTTGGGAGCCGGAAATGTAGGAAGCACATTAGGAAAGGCTCTTTCTGACGCAGGACATTCCGTGACCTATGGTCTTCGCAATCCGTTGGATCCGAAATATTCCTCGTTGGTGGAGCACGCGAAGACTACAACGATTCAGAAAGCTGTACAAGAGCACACCATTGTTCTTCTTGCCGTTCCTTGGAATGCAGCCGAACAGACGATACAGGGACTGGATTGGACGGATAAAATCCTCGTGGACTGCACCAATCCAATTACAAAGGACTTCAGTGGAGTGGAAGTTGTAAACGGCTTGTCGGGAGCAGAAAGAATTGCACAATGGGCTGCTGAAGCAAAGGTTGTAAAATGCTTCAACCAAACCGGTGTTGAGAACATAAAGAAACCCTCTTATAGCGCGGGGAAGACCGTCATGTTCTCTGCTGGAGATGATGAACAGGCCGTAAAAACGGTAGTCCAACTTGCATCCGATATTGGATTTGATGCACATGCTGCTGGAAACCTTGCCTTCTCGAAGACGTTGGAGCAATGGGCTTGGCTATGGATACATATGGCAACCAAGCAACAATGGGGGAGAAACTTTTCCTTCTCTCTGCTACACAGGTGA